The nucleotide window gccaaatatgagATGTGTTCGTTCTCACATTGGTCGTCTGTgtcaaaaatggacaaaatcaggtcaatatttCCTCTAGTCCAAATATAACacatattcggattttcaaaatttcggtgGACTTTATCCCGAAAATGTGGTCAAATTGTGcgttctcttaataaaatttaataaataagttgCGAAAGTCTTTAATGTTTggttcacccgaacttagcccttccttacttgtttttctttatatttcataatattctttataaattatatattaaatcttCATTAATGTAATTAGTAGGGCATGAGagattaaaaattgagataatataaaatgtttgggtATATACGATGTAGAGAATTATATACTTATTAGGAAAAAGCGAGAGTGTGGGATTTTTGAGAGTTCCTGTATAAATATAGATTCGCTAACAGTCGAGCGCCAGTGCAAATAAGCATACGAAATGGTCACTTCATTGGTATTGTTGGTGAAGGCTACGCTGTTGGTGGTCTTCTTGGCTACCGCTTCGGCGTATATATTGAACGAGGAGTTCAGTACGAGACCTCTACCTTCCAACTGTGTGGAGGCAATGTGCTTTGCAGGTTCAGAGGCCAAAAGCGGCATTTACCAAATTCGCTTACCATTAAAAGGTTGGGAGGATCGACCCTTCTACGTTTACTGTTTACTCGATGGCAATGGTGGTGACCCCAGATTGGTGGTGCACCGTAGACAGAGCGGACACATCGACTTCAATCGCAACTGGAATGATTATAAAGTTGGCTTCGGAAACTTGGAGACAAATTTCTGGATTGGTTTGGACAAACTGCATGCTCTCACACAAGTGCAACTTAATGAGCTACAAATCGAATTGCATGATTTCAACGATACCGTTAAGTACGCCCACTACGATAGTTTCGCGGTAGGCGGGGAAAACGAAAAATACGCATTGaatattttgggaaaatatTCTGGCAGTGCAAGTGATTCCTTGATAGGTACTCACGATGGCCAAAAGTTCAGTACATACGACCAGGATAACGATAATTCCACTTTGAATTGTGCGGAGGATTACAAAGCTGGCTGGTGGTACAACGACTGCTACGACAGGTAAAATTCAATTCGCAAATTTCTAAAGGTTTTTTTGCCTACATATTATTCCTGTCTTCTTTAGTAATCTAAATGGTGAGTAtcttaataacaacaataaatcaaaTGGGAAAGGCATCATCTGGAGAAAATGGCGCGGCGGCAATTATTCGTTGAAATATGCTCACATGGCCATAAGACCAAGAGATAGAGATGACATAAGTGTACAGTGTTGAGATAATAAATGAAGACTAATTCAAAAGTCGTAATTCATTTCGTTTAACATTCAacagaaatgaaattaaataattaatatacatataaactatTCGTTGATCATTTGTGCCTTTGTGTTTTTGTAGTAGATCTGCGAATGTTCTCGAAATAAATCAGAATATATAAATCAGCATATTCGTGTTTTTCTTTCGAACTATTTGTAGGTAGAATATATCTTTAATTCTCTTTCATAAGCTTATAATCA belongs to Zeugodacus cucurbitae isolate PBARC_wt_2022May chromosome 6, idZeuCucr1.2, whole genome shotgun sequence and includes:
- the LOC128922462 gene encoding ficolin-2-like, producing MVTSLVLLVKATLLVVFLATASAYILNEEFSTRPLPSNCVEAMCFAGSEAKSGIYQIRLPLKGWEDRPFYVYCLLDGNGGDPRLVVHRRQSGHIDFNRNWNDYKVGFGNLETNFWIGLDKLHALTQVQLNELQIELHDFNDTVKYAHYDSFAVGGENEKYALNILGKYSGSASDSLIGTHDGQKFSTYDQDNDNSTLNCAEDYKAGWWYNDCYDSNLNGEYLNNNNKSNGKGIIWRKWRGGNYSLKYAHMAIRPRDRDDISVQC